A single genomic interval of Musa acuminata AAA Group cultivar baxijiao chromosome BXJ3-4, Cavendish_Baxijiao_AAA, whole genome shotgun sequence harbors:
- the LOC103980420 gene encoding uncharacterized protein LOC103980420 isoform X2 — protein sequence MVFNHSKQSSADHTSDRFAYERARHLASDDQLAQYAEDSPSLAIPAKSPASGKGKKDFLSCHKDFENETADHSYDNSHNGLSGNPSLSWVTGNTSMDIWLDNGKRSLCDGETCEHGSKRSKQADQNLQLCSSKICISAFEESPSVGSEDRKDRGTAAVAGDLVNQATSSNWFSRESALDSPIRIPSYPSYYGDTCQATESDQVEDRYSPVFDYHGRKHVPIGANHQADLPEWGSQDFKNHIRDNDVCASPMTPVTTSLSCDNVVIDGDDGDKWVGTCVIPMPDSAVLASDVLAYHKMECSCLDAGSIRCVRQHVMQARQKLKQKLGHKTFLELGFGNMGEVVTEKWTEEEEQLFYEVVLLNPASLGKNFWKKLPQVFPTRSSKELISYYFNVFMLRKRAEQNRLDPLHVDSDDDEWQESDDGESSTEEEDSVVESPPADQDVAGEEDDLEEAEIAEEDDDVEDCVYYHLSGYNEKQPSGDINRHIVGESTLHSSMTASNLHHFMEEHDIQDDSCTSYEGQHNGVVSCDAVDISDLHHGLIEDHENLHNENRNDGLSGLADYGFFDGHSDLKSWDMRYSCGTEKDDFFSTCNVIEEVFGKEPLDK from the exons ATGGTGTTCAACCATAGCAAACAATCTTCTGCTGATCACACATCTGACCGATTTGCTTATGAGCGTGCAAGACATCTGGCTTCTGATGATCAACTTGCACAATATGCTGAAGATTCTCCATCTCTGGCTATCCCTGCTAAATCACCAGCTTCAG GTAAAGGGAAGAAGGATTTTTTGAGCTGTCACAAAGATTTTGAGAACGAGACTGCTGATCATTCCTATGACAACTCTCATAATGGTCTCAGTGGCAATCCTAGTCTGTCATGGGTGACAGGCAACACTAGCATGGATATTTGGTTAGATAATGGCAAACGATCTCTTTGTGATGGTGAGACTTGTGAACATGGTAGCAAGCGTTCGAAGCAAGCGGACCAAAATTTACAATTGTGTTCGTCCAAAATTTGCATCAGTGCTTTCGAGGAGTCACCTTCAG TTGGTTCTGAGGATAGGAAGGATAGAGGGACTGCTGCTGTTGCTGGCGATCTTGTTAATCAGGCAACTAGCAGCAATTGGTTCAGCCGAGAATCTGCTTTGGACTCACCTATTAGGATACCTTCCTATCCTAGTTATTATGGAGATACCTGTCAGGCAACTGAATCTGATCAAGTCGAGGATAGATATTCACCTGTTTTTGATTACCATGGTCGGAAACATGTTCCTATTGGTGCTAATCATCAGGCTGATCTTCCAGAGTGGGGGTCCCAAGATTTTAAGAACCATATAAGGGATAATGATGTTTGTGCATCTCCAATGACCCCAGTGACAACTTCACTGTCGTGTGATAATGTTGTAATTGATGGGGATGACGGTGATAAATGGGTTGGGACATGTGTAATTCCTATGCCTGATTCTGCAGTATTGGCTTCAGATGTTTTAGCCTACCATAAGATGGAGTGTAGCTGTCTAGATGCGGGTTCGATTAGATGTGTGAGGCAGCATGTGATGCAAGCTAGACAAAAGCTCAAGCAAAAGTTGGGGCACAAAACATTTTTAGAGCTGGGTTTTGGCAATATGGGCGAGGTTGTAACTGAAAAATGGACTGAAGAGGAGGAACAACTATTTTATGAAGTTGTGTTATTAAATCCTGCATCGCTGGGCAAGAACTTCTGGAAGAAATTGCCTCAGGTGTTTCCTACTCGAAGTAGTAAAGAACTAATAAGCTACTACTTCAACGTATTCATGCTTCGAAAGCGAGCTGAACAGAATAGATTGGATCCACTGCATGTAGACAGTGATGATGATGAATGGCAAGAAAGTGATGATGGTGAATCTTCAACGGAAGAAGAAGATTCTGTTGTCGAATCTCCTCCAGCAGATCAAGATGTTGCTGGTGAAGAAGATGATCTCGAGGAAGCAGAAATAGCCGAGGAAGATGATGATGTAGAGGATTGTGTTTATTACCACCTTTCTGGGTACAATGAGAAACAGCCCTCTGGTGATATAAACAGACACATTGTTGGTGAGTCAACCCTTCATTCTAGCATGACTGCGAGCAATTTGCACCATTTCATGGAGGAGCATGACATTCAGGATGATTCATGCACATCTTACGAGGGCCAGCACAATGGGGTTGTTTCATGTGATGCTGTTGATATATCTGACTTGCATCATGGGTTGATTGAGGACCATGAGAACTTGCACAACGAGAACCGCAATGATGGTCTGAGTGGGTTAGCAGATTATGGTTTCTTTGATGGCCATTCTGATCTAAAATCATGGGATATGAGGTATAGCTGTGGAACAGAGAAAGATGACTTCTTTTCGACATGTAACGTGATAGAGGAGGTGTTTGGAAAAGAACCTTTGGATAAGTGA
- the LOC103980420 gene encoding uncharacterized protein LOC103980420 isoform X1, which produces MSYIYFLMIYCPRGRRAEVRGLNPWSSLLELELKMVFNHSKQSSADHTSDRFAYERARHLASDDQLAQYAEDSPSLAIPAKSPASGKGKKDFLSCHKDFENETADHSYDNSHNGLSGNPSLSWVTGNTSMDIWLDNGKRSLCDGETCEHGSKRSKQADQNLQLCSSKICISAFEESPSVGSEDRKDRGTAAVAGDLVNQATSSNWFSRESALDSPIRIPSYPSYYGDTCQATESDQVEDRYSPVFDYHGRKHVPIGANHQADLPEWGSQDFKNHIRDNDVCASPMTPVTTSLSCDNVVIDGDDGDKWVGTCVIPMPDSAVLASDVLAYHKMECSCLDAGSIRCVRQHVMQARQKLKQKLGHKTFLELGFGNMGEVVTEKWTEEEEQLFYEVVLLNPASLGKNFWKKLPQVFPTRSSKELISYYFNVFMLRKRAEQNRLDPLHVDSDDDEWQESDDGESSTEEEDSVVESPPADQDVAGEEDDLEEAEIAEEDDDVEDCVYYHLSGYNEKQPSGDINRHIVGESTLHSSMTASNLHHFMEEHDIQDDSCTSYEGQHNGVVSCDAVDISDLHHGLIEDHENLHNENRNDGLSGLADYGFFDGHSDLKSWDMRYSCGTEKDDFFSTCNVIEEVFGKEPLDK; this is translated from the exons atgtcatatatatattttttaatgatttattgtCCACGTGGGAGACGTGCGGAGGTGCGAGGCCTTAATCCTTGGAGTTCGCTCCTTGAGCTAGA GTTAAAGATGGTGTTCAACCATAGCAAACAATCTTCTGCTGATCACACATCTGACCGATTTGCTTATGAGCGTGCAAGACATCTGGCTTCTGATGATCAACTTGCACAATATGCTGAAGATTCTCCATCTCTGGCTATCCCTGCTAAATCACCAGCTTCAG GTAAAGGGAAGAAGGATTTTTTGAGCTGTCACAAAGATTTTGAGAACGAGACTGCTGATCATTCCTATGACAACTCTCATAATGGTCTCAGTGGCAATCCTAGTCTGTCATGGGTGACAGGCAACACTAGCATGGATATTTGGTTAGATAATGGCAAACGATCTCTTTGTGATGGTGAGACTTGTGAACATGGTAGCAAGCGTTCGAAGCAAGCGGACCAAAATTTACAATTGTGTTCGTCCAAAATTTGCATCAGTGCTTTCGAGGAGTCACCTTCAG TTGGTTCTGAGGATAGGAAGGATAGAGGGACTGCTGCTGTTGCTGGCGATCTTGTTAATCAGGCAACTAGCAGCAATTGGTTCAGCCGAGAATCTGCTTTGGACTCACCTATTAGGATACCTTCCTATCCTAGTTATTATGGAGATACCTGTCAGGCAACTGAATCTGATCAAGTCGAGGATAGATATTCACCTGTTTTTGATTACCATGGTCGGAAACATGTTCCTATTGGTGCTAATCATCAGGCTGATCTTCCAGAGTGGGGGTCCCAAGATTTTAAGAACCATATAAGGGATAATGATGTTTGTGCATCTCCAATGACCCCAGTGACAACTTCACTGTCGTGTGATAATGTTGTAATTGATGGGGATGACGGTGATAAATGGGTTGGGACATGTGTAATTCCTATGCCTGATTCTGCAGTATTGGCTTCAGATGTTTTAGCCTACCATAAGATGGAGTGTAGCTGTCTAGATGCGGGTTCGATTAGATGTGTGAGGCAGCATGTGATGCAAGCTAGACAAAAGCTCAAGCAAAAGTTGGGGCACAAAACATTTTTAGAGCTGGGTTTTGGCAATATGGGCGAGGTTGTAACTGAAAAATGGACTGAAGAGGAGGAACAACTATTTTATGAAGTTGTGTTATTAAATCCTGCATCGCTGGGCAAGAACTTCTGGAAGAAATTGCCTCAGGTGTTTCCTACTCGAAGTAGTAAAGAACTAATAAGCTACTACTTCAACGTATTCATGCTTCGAAAGCGAGCTGAACAGAATAGATTGGATCCACTGCATGTAGACAGTGATGATGATGAATGGCAAGAAAGTGATGATGGTGAATCTTCAACGGAAGAAGAAGATTCTGTTGTCGAATCTCCTCCAGCAGATCAAGATGTTGCTGGTGAAGAAGATGATCTCGAGGAAGCAGAAATAGCCGAGGAAGATGATGATGTAGAGGATTGTGTTTATTACCACCTTTCTGGGTACAATGAGAAACAGCCCTCTGGTGATATAAACAGACACATTGTTGGTGAGTCAACCCTTCATTCTAGCATGACTGCGAGCAATTTGCACCATTTCATGGAGGAGCATGACATTCAGGATGATTCATGCACATCTTACGAGGGCCAGCACAATGGGGTTGTTTCATGTGATGCTGTTGATATATCTGACTTGCATCATGGGTTGATTGAGGACCATGAGAACTTGCACAACGAGAACCGCAATGATGGTCTGAGTGGGTTAGCAGATTATGGTTTCTTTGATGGCCATTCTGATCTAAAATCATGGGATATGAGGTATAGCTGTGGAACAGAGAAAGATGACTTCTTTTCGACATGTAACGTGATAGAGGAGGTGTTTGGAAAAGAACCTTTGGATAAGTGA
- the LOC135635066 gene encoding LRR receptor-like serine/threonine-protein kinase RPK2, which produces MRRTLAMPRCRVPPTSLVRVFLLIIPFAAASASAVVSSSSLDAASRSAERVALLQFKASVVSDPAGLLALWSNATGSDHCVWPGVSCDARSRVVALNISTDVGRFPSSCSRSGPFWRRCPDSCRRLSGKLSPGIGALVELKVLSFPFHAFGGEIPSEIWGLEKLEVVDFEANLLSGFLPSNLPRSLRVLNLASNLIRGEIPLSLSSYVRLETLHLSGNQLNGTIPGFVGDFLNLKELYLSSNQLSGSIPDELGDGCRSLQHLDLSGNILVGSIPRSLGDCSELRSLILSSNLLDDVIPPELGRLRKLQVLDVSRNCLSGPVPAELGGCFELSVIVLSNPYNPTILSVNSSNVDADEFNYFQGRINENITALPNLRVLWAPKAMLQGEIPSSWGTCESLKIVNLGENLFTGGIPKAFGQCQNLKFLNLSSNKLTGWLDQDLPVPCMDVFDLSGNRLSGSIPSFNLKSCPSSKLLLDDLGSGYSSFFSYTTLAAISLDMYDFGDDITVFHNFGQNKFTGVLPSLPLSTDRYGKEVVYAFLANGNNLVGPLSDVIFNKCNEVKAFIVNLSNNWISGQFPTEVGAMCLPLVVFDVSRNNITGVIPQGFGFLEGIISLDFSRNHLEGEIPAKFENLKHLQYLSLGKNNLKGNIPAGFGQLHHLKYFDLSSNYLSGKIPTDLVDLKNLTILLLDNNNLSGTIPLNLARMTSLTKFNVSFNNLSGPLPMNASMLTCDSVLGNPLIHSCPVNTVSVPSLSGRQGRSTQDYTGSSPIRPTNDSNNTGFSTVEIASIASAAAVVSVLLALIVLYIYTRKCAPRFAAQSSRRREVTLFTDIGAPVTFESVVRATGNFNASNCVGHGGFGATYKAEISPGVLVAIKRLSLGRFQGVQQFHAEIKTLGRLRHPNLVTLIGYHLSEEEMFLIYNYLSGGNLERFIQERHKRAVDWRVLHRIAMDIACALAYLHDHCVPRILHRDVKPSNILLDNYKAYLSDFGLARLLGNSETHATTGVAGTFGYVAPEYAMTCRVSDKADVYSYGVVLMELISDKKALDPSFSPYGNGFNIVAWACMLLRQGRAREFFMEGLWDVGPHDALVDTLHLAVRCTVDSLSIRPTMKQVVQQLKQLQPPTC; this is translated from the coding sequence ATGCGCCGGACGCTGGCGATGCCACGCTGCCGGGTTCCTCCTACCTCCCTAGTCCGTGTCTTCCTCCTCATAATCCCattcgccgccgcctccgcctccgccgtcgTTTCTTCGTCCTCACTTGATGCCGCTTCCCGCTCGGCCGAGAGGGTTGCCCTCCTTCAGTTCAAGGCCTCTGTCGTCTCCGACCCCGCCGGTCTCCTCGCCCTCTGGTCCAACGCAACCGGCTCCGACCATTGTGTCTGGCCCGGCGTCTCCTGCGACGCGAGATCGAGGGTCGTGGCCCTCAACATCTCCACCGATGTTGGTCGTTTCCCTTCGTCCTGCTCTCGGTCCGGTCCGTTCTGGCGGCGCTGCCCGGATTCCTGCAGGCGGTTGTCCGGAAAGCTGAGCCCCGGCATTGGAGCGCTTGTGGAGCTTAAAGTCCTCTCCTTTCCGTTCCATGCCTTCGGTGGCGAGATCCCTAGTGAGATCTGGGGATTGGAGAAGCTCGAGGTGGTCGATTTTGAAGCCAACCTGCTCTCCGGCTTTCTCCCATCGAATTTACCACGTAGTTTAAGAGTGCTGAACCTGGCTTCGAATCTGATCCGTGGTGAGATCCCACTGTCTCTTTCTAGTTATGTTCGTTTGGAAACCCTGCACCTCTCCGGCAACCAGCTCAATGGCACAATCCCTGGTTTCGTTGGCGATTTTCTTAACCTCAAAGAACTATATCTATCTTCGAATCAGCTCAGTGGTTCGATTCCAGATGAGCTGGGAGATGGTTGCCGGAGTTTGCAGCATTTGGACCTGTCCGGTAACATTCTGGTCGGTAGCATTCCTCGTAGCTTGGGAGATTGCAGTGAGCTCCGCTCACTCATACTATCATCTAATCTGTTGGATGATGTTATTCCTCCAGAGTTGGGCCGGTTGAGAAAGCTCCAAGTTTTAGATGTTTCGAGGAACTGTCTGAGTGGCCCTGTGCCTGCTGAACTTGGAGGGTGCTTTGAGTTATCTGTTATCGTTCTTTCAAACCCGTACAATCCAACAATTCTTTCTGTTAATTCAAGCAATGTTGACGCTGATGAGTTCAATTATTTCCAAGGTAGGATCAATGAGAATATCACAGCCCTGCCAAATCTTAGAGTGCTATGGGCACCGAAGGCGATGCTACAAGGGGAGATTCCAAGCAGTTGGGGTACTTGCGAGAGCTTAAAAATTGTTAATCTAGGGGAAAATCTCTTCACTGGGGGTATTCCCAAAGCATTTGGTCAGTGCCAGAATCTTAAATTTCTTAACTTGAGCTCAAACAAGTTGACAGGTTGGCTGGATCAGGATCTTCCTGTCCCTTGTATGGATGTTTTTGATCTTAGTGGTAATCGTCTGTCTGGTTCCATCCCAAGCTTTAACTTGAAATCTTGCCCTTCATCAAAGTTGCTGCTAGATGACCTAGGATCTGGGTATTCTTCATTCTTTTCATATACAACACTGGCTGCAATCTCGTTGGATATGTATGATTTTGGTGATGATATTACAGTTTTCCATAACTTTGGACAAAATAAGTTCACTGGCGTCCTACCATCTTTACCACTTTCAACTGATAGATATGGGAAGGAGGTTGTCTATGCTTTCCTCGCTAATGGTAATAATCTTGTTGGGCCATTAAGTGATGTCATATTTAATAAGTGCAATGAGGTCAAAGCGTTCATTGTCAACTTAAGTAATAACTGGATTTCTGGACAATTTCCAACAGAAGTTGGTGCCATGTGCCTGCCTCTTGTGGTTTTCGATGTTTCTCGTAATAATATTACTGGAGTGATTCCTCAAGGTTTTGGATTCTTGGAAGGCATTATCAGTTTAGATTTCAGCAGAAACCATCTTGAAGGTGAGATTCCTGCAAAGTTTGAGAATTTGAAGCATCTGCAGTATCTCTCACTGGGAAAGAATAATCTTAAAGGCAACATTCCTGCTGGTTTCGGTCAATTGCATCATCTTAAGTATTTTGATCTTTCTTCCAATTATCTTTCAGGGAAAATTCCCACTGACCTTGTCGACCTGAAAAATCTTACTATTCTTCTTCTCGACAACAATAATCTTTCTGGAACAATTCCTTTGAATTTAGCTAGAATGACATCTTTAACAAAGTTTAATGTGTCATTCAATAACTTGTCTGGGCCATTACCAATGAACGCCAGTATGTTGACATGTGATAGTGTTCTTGGAAACCCTTTGATCCACTCTTGTCCTGTAAATACTGTATCTGTCCCATCACTTTCTGGCCGGCAAGGGCGCAGCACACAGGATTACACTGGTTCTTCACCTATAAGGCCAACAAATGATAGTAACAATACTGGTTTCAGCACTGTAGAAATTGCTTCAATAGCATCAGCAGCAGCCGTCGTTTCTGTTCTTTTAGCTTTAATTGTCCTCTACATATACACAAGAAAATGTGCGCCAAGATTTGCAGCccaatcttcaagaagaagagaggttaCACTTTTCACAGATATTGGAGCACCAGTTACTTTTGAGAGTGTTGTTCGAGCCACTGGCAACTTTAATGCAAGCAATTGCGTCGGACATGGAGGCTTTGGAGCAACTTACAAGGCTGAAATTTCACCTGGAGTATTAGTGGCCATAAAAAGACTTTCTCTAGGAAGATTTCAAGGAGTACAACAATTCCATGCAGAGATTAAAACACTTGGGAGATTGCGCCACCCAAATCTTGTTACTTTGATAGGGTATCATCTTAGTGAGGAGGAAATGTTTCTCATTTATAACTACCTTTCAGGAGGAAATCTTGAGAGGTTTATACAGGAAAGGCACAAAAGAGCTGTTGATTGGAGGGTACTCCATAGAATTGCTATGGATATTGCATGTGCACTTGCTTACCTGCATGACCATTGTGTGCCCCGTATCCTCCACCGGGATGTTAAACCAAGCAACATTTTGTTGGACAATTACAAAGCTTATCTCTCTGATTTTGGATTGGCAAGGCTTCTAGGCAACTCAGAAACACATGCAACTACCGGTGTAGCTGGAACTTTTGGTTATGTTGCTCCAGAGTATGCAATGACTTGTCGTGTTTCTGATAAGGCTGATGTATACAGCTACGGTGTGGTACTGATGGAGTTGATATCAGACAAAAAAGCATTGGATCCTTCATTTTCTCCATACGGAAATGGCTTTAATATTGTTGCTTGGGCTTGCATGCTACTCCGCCAGGGGCGGGCCCGTGAATTCTTCATGGAAGGGCTGTGGGATGTTGGGCCTCATGATGCTTTGGTGGACACATTGCATTTAGCTGTCAGGTGTACAGTTGATTCACTTTCTATCAGACCGACTATGAAGCAAGTTGTTCAACAGCTAAAGCAACTTCAGCCTCCTACTTGCTAG